A single window of Desulfomicrobium macestii DNA harbors:
- a CDS encoding TRAP transporter small permease: MKNFLRILGHIEELTVGGLLLLLAVGTTIQVMTRYFLGMTFDWFDEGSRYLLVFVTFAGAGMAVKYGAHFSMEAVTQYAPPRIAAALRTLAGLLSAAVMLVIAWYGWEQTTLLARYGMTTASQGMPMWVAYLPIPVFGVSIALRFLGRALGQARIMFGQTAEERD; encoded by the coding sequence ATGAAGAATTTTCTGCGCATCCTCGGGCATATCGAGGAATTGACCGTGGGCGGGCTGCTTCTGCTGCTGGCCGTGGGCACCACCATCCAGGTCATGACCCGGTATTTTCTGGGCATGACCTTTGACTGGTTTGACGAGGGCAGCCGGTATCTGCTCGTCTTCGTGACCTTTGCCGGAGCAGGCATGGCCGTCAAATACGGAGCGCATTTCTCCATGGAGGCCGTGACCCAGTATGCCCCGCCGCGCATCGCCGCGGCCCTGCGGACCCTGGCCGGCCTGCTGAGCGCGGCGGTGATGCTGGTCATCGCCTGGTACGGGTGGGAGCAGACGACGCTGCTGGCCCGCTACGGGATGACCACGGCGTCGCAGGGCATGCCCATGTGGGTGGCCTATCTGCCCATACCCGTCTTCGGGGTAAGCATCGCCCTGCGTTTTCTGGGCAGGGCCCTTGGACAGGCGCGCATCATGTTCGGGCAGACCGCAGAGGAGCGTGACTGA
- a CDS encoding DctP family TRAP transporter solute-binding subunit has translation MKMKVSVAIFLAMTMFCAASAQAERVLKFGHIAPTKIENKDFPMHKAALAFAEHVEKETKGEIRIEVFPLGQLGNERSMLEQVQFGTLDMMDCTTAVMSNLIPQVGLLDLFFLFPSKEVAYKVLADEEFKTVMDALMPGMGLIPIGYAENEMRDFGVRDKTITSPEQMKGVRVRVMDSPVFLESFRALGANPVGIPFPELYTALQQGAVDMQENPIPTSVMMKFTEVAKYLTRSSHSLTCLYKMVSRPVWESLTPEQQRIFLDAAKIAEDINRTENTNMRNELEKLAQEKFGATIADLTPEERKAFHDAVLPVHEKFANQVGNIPDDPKFGKYAGKRYYDMIVEKVNQYSN, from the coding sequence ATGAAGATGAAGGTTTCGGTGGCGATCTTTCTGGCCATGACCATGTTCTGCGCCGCGTCGGCCCAGGCGGAGCGGGTTCTCAAGTTCGGGCACATCGCGCCCACCAAGATCGAGAACAAGGATTTTCCCATGCACAAGGCGGCCCTGGCCTTTGCCGAGCACGTGGAAAAGGAGACGAAAGGCGAGATCAGGATCGAGGTCTTTCCGCTTGGTCAGCTCGGCAACGAACGTTCCATGCTGGAGCAGGTCCAGTTCGGCACCCTGGACATGATGGACTGCACCACGGCCGTCATGTCGAATCTCATTCCCCAGGTGGGCCTCCTGGACCTCTTCTTTCTCTTTCCGAGCAAGGAAGTCGCCTACAAGGTGCTGGCCGACGAGGAATTCAAGACCGTCATGGACGCGCTGATGCCCGGCATGGGGCTGATCCCCATCGGCTATGCCGAAAACGAGATGCGCGATTTCGGTGTGCGCGACAAGACCATCACCTCGCCCGAACAGATGAAGGGTGTGCGCGTGCGGGTCATGGATTCGCCCGTGTTCCTGGAAAGTTTTCGTGCGCTCGGCGCCAACCCCGTGGGCATTCCTTTTCCGGAACTGTACACCGCCTTGCAGCAGGGTGCCGTGGACATGCAGGAAAACCCCATTCCGACCTCGGTCATGATGAAGTTCACGGAAGTGGCCAAGTATCTGACCCGTTCCTCCCACTCCCTGACCTGTCTCTACAAGATGGTCAGCCGTCCGGTCTGGGAGAGCCTGACTCCGGAGCAGCAGCGGATCTTTCTGGATGCCGCCAAGATCGCCGAGGACATCAACCGCACCGAAAACACGAACATGCGCAACGAACTCGAAAAACTGGCGCAGGAAAAGTTTGGCGCGACCATCGCGGACCTGACTCCCGAAGAGCGCAAGGCCTTTCATGACGCCGTGCTGCCCGTGCACGAGAAGTTCGCGAACCAGGTCGGCAATATCCCCGATGACCCGAAGTTCGGAAAGTACGCAGGCAAGCGCTATTACGACATGATCGTGGAAAAGGTGAACCAGTACAGCAACTAG
- a CDS encoding FAD-binding and (Fe-S)-binding domain-containing protein has protein sequence MPLPSSLAAALARIVPAERLYPDAVRARVFALDASIYQPRAKAVIDLENETEIRNLLATLREHGGGVTFRGAGTSLNGQATGEEIVARIRGPFWRRHEILDEGRAIRLHCGLTGGEADAALAPLGRRIGPDPASASAASIGGMVANNAAGMCCTVDQNTFATMRHMRLILADGTILDTEDPDSVAALRISHAHVLERLLALRGRIMADPAMVERIRRKYSIKNTTGYAINALTEYGDPLDMLTHLMIGSEGTLGFVSSVTLATVPVHPLRATALMIFPDLNAAARAVMALRGGCPVQAAELLDRTSIRAVEGLPSAPPILRKLGDEACAVLMETRAEDSDTLARNTEAILAALVDIEQVIPPRFTTDPAECERLWAVRRGLFSAVTSFRAADEFVITEDINIPVERLAEGCAAFQRLFKRHGYDAGIMGHAFHGNFHFTLPTRISDPAELRRLHEFLDDLATLITQDFDGSLKAEHGTGRAIAPYVRQEWGDPIHAIMREIKKLLDPHGILNPGVMFNEDPSAHLEGLKLPLTSHQKIDMCVDCGFCEPVCPSRHIAFTPRQRIAAWREITRLEQDGRDDEARQWREAFTELGESTCATDGLCTTRCPLSIDVASFIRDLRHEAATPLTRTAAARVATHFNTATSLVRGVLGAADLAHLALGDLKMEAVSRILTRLSGNRLPLWQKHLPRAAVSIAGKPGCATDRDVVVYLPSCATRTMGDTRGDRLPPLPEVTRLLLERAGFTVRIPGNVNELCCGKAFETKGLFDQAQSKILELERALREASENGRHPILCDTSPCLARMKKEIRGLALFEPIEFAQTFLLPRLQLKPARRTIALHPTCSTRLMGLTDAFTDLAHRLAASVVLPEGILCCGFSGDKGFHRPDLNASALAGLAAQVAQCGEGYSTSRTCEIGLSLHGGIPYRNILYLLEECSRPDE, from the coding sequence ATGCCATTGCCGTCTTCCCTTGCCGCCGCCCTGGCCCGTATCGTCCCGGCGGAACGCCTGTATCCGGATGCCGTGCGGGCGCGCGTCTTCGCCCTCGACGCCAGCATCTACCAGCCCCGCGCCAAGGCCGTCATCGATCTGGAAAATGAAACCGAAATCCGGAACCTGCTGGCGACACTGCGCGAACACGGCGGCGGCGTGACCTTTCGCGGAGCGGGGACGAGCCTCAACGGCCAGGCCACCGGCGAAGAAATCGTGGCGCGCATCCGGGGTCCGTTCTGGCGCAGGCATGAGATCCTGGACGAGGGACGGGCCATCCGGCTGCATTGCGGCCTGACAGGCGGCGAGGCCGATGCCGCGCTGGCCCCCCTCGGCCGCCGCATCGGACCTGATCCGGCCTCTGCATCGGCCGCTTCCATCGGCGGCATGGTCGCCAACAACGCCGCCGGCATGTGCTGCACCGTGGACCAGAACACCTTCGCGACCATGCGCCACATGCGCCTCATCCTGGCCGACGGCACGATCCTGGACACCGAAGATCCGGACAGCGTGGCCGCGCTGCGCATCAGTCATGCGCATGTGCTTGAGCGCCTCCTTGCGCTGCGCGGCAGGATCATGGCCGACCCGGCCATGGTGGAACGCATCCGGCGCAAGTATTCCATCAAGAACACCACGGGCTATGCCATCAACGCCCTGACCGAATATGGCGATCCCCTGGACATGCTGACCCACCTCATGATCGGATCCGAAGGGACCCTCGGCTTTGTCAGCTCCGTGACCCTGGCCACGGTGCCGGTCCATCCCCTGCGGGCCACGGCGCTCATGATCTTTCCGGACCTGAACGCGGCGGCGCGAGCGGTCATGGCCCTGCGCGGAGGCTGCCCGGTGCAGGCGGCGGAACTTCTTGACCGCACCTCCATCCGCGCCGTGGAAGGCCTGCCCTCGGCGCCGCCCATCCTGCGGAAACTGGGCGACGAGGCTTGCGCCGTGCTCATGGAGACCCGCGCCGAGGACAGCGATACCCTCGCGCGCAATACCGAGGCGATCCTCGCGGCCCTGGTCGATATCGAACAGGTAATACCGCCCCGCTTCACCACCGACCCGGCCGAATGCGAACGCCTGTGGGCCGTCCGGCGCGGCCTCTTCTCGGCGGTGACCAGCTTTCGCGCCGCCGACGAATTCGTCATCACCGAAGACATCAACATTCCGGTGGAACGCCTGGCCGAAGGCTGCGCCGCCTTCCAGCGCCTCTTCAAGCGCCACGGCTATGATGCCGGAATCATGGGGCACGCCTTTCACGGCAATTTCCACTTCACCCTGCCCACGCGCATAAGCGACCCTGCGGAGCTGAGGCGCCTGCACGAATTTCTGGATGACCTGGCAACCCTCATCACTCAGGACTTCGACGGGTCCCTCAAAGCCGAACACGGCACGGGCCGGGCCATCGCCCCCTACGTGCGTCAGGAGTGGGGAGATCCGATCCATGCGATCATGAGGGAAATCAAGAAGCTGCTCGACCCGCACGGCATCCTGAACCCGGGCGTGATGTTCAACGAGGACCCGAGCGCGCATCTTGAAGGCCTCAAGCTCCCCCTGACCAGCCATCAAAAAATCGACATGTGCGTGGACTGCGGATTCTGCGAGCCGGTCTGCCCCTCGCGGCACATCGCCTTCACGCCGCGCCAGCGCATCGCGGCCTGGCGGGAAATCACCCGCCTGGAACAGGATGGACGTGACGACGAGGCACGGCAATGGCGCGAGGCTTTCACGGAACTGGGCGAATCGACCTGTGCCACGGACGGGCTGTGCACCACCCGCTGCCCCTTGAGCATCGACGTGGCCTCCTTCATCCGGGATCTGCGCCATGAAGCAGCCACTCCCTTGACGCGCACGGCGGCCGCAAGGGTGGCGACGCATTTCAACACCGCTACATCACTTGTGCGCGGCGTGCTGGGCGCGGCCGACCTTGCGCACCTGGCCCTCGGTGATCTGAAAATGGAGGCCGTGAGCCGCATCCTGACGAGGCTGAGCGGCAACAGGCTGCCCCTGTGGCAAAAACACCTGCCCCGCGCGGCGGTGTCGATTGCCGGAAAGCCCGGCTGCGCCACCGATCGGGACGTGGTCGTCTATCTGCCGTCCTGCGCCACGCGGACCATGGGCGACACCCGCGGGGACCGTCTGCCCCCCCTGCCCGAAGTCACGCGGCTCCTGCTCGAACGGGCCGGGTTCACGGTGCGCATCCCGGGCAACGTGAACGAACTCTGCTGCGGCAAGGCATTTGAGACCAAGGGACTCTTCGATCAGGCCCAATCGAAGATCCTGGAGCTTGAACGCGCGCTGCGCGAGGCGTCCGAGAACGGCCGCCATCCCATTCTCTGCGACACCAGCCCGTGTCTTGCGCGCATGAAAAAAGAGATTCGCGGCCTTGCCCTCTTCGAGCCCATCGAATTCGCCCAGACTTTCCTGCTTCCGCGCCTGCAACTGAAACCGGCGCGGCGCACCATCGCCCTGCACCCGACCTGCTCCACCCGTCTCATGGGCCTGACAGATGCCTTCACGGACCTGGCGCACCGCCTGGCCGCGAGCGTCGTCCTCCCCGAGGGCATCCTCTGTTGCGGATTCTCCGGCGACAAGGGCTTTCATCGACCGGACCTGAACGCCTCGGCCCTGGCCGGGCTTGCCGCGCAGGTCGCGCAGTGCGGCGAAGGTTATTCCACATCCCGCACATGCGAGATCGGCCTGAGCCTGCACGGGGGCATCCCGTACCGCAACATCCTGTATCTGCTGGAGGAATGCTCCAGGCCGGATGAATGA
- a CDS encoding cupin domain-containing protein has translation MKKTSLLLAAMSFLLILQTGCAARQKEHDAHAGPAVVRELVKTTESWNKKTLPAYPGGQPEITILRIAIPAGTRLKTHTHPVINAGVLLSGQLTVVAANGEKLHLKAGDPIVELVYTEHYGVNEGDEPAEIIVFYAGTSGAPITLSAPE, from the coding sequence ATGAAGAAAACCTCGCTCCTCCTTGCGGCCATGTCCTTTTTGCTCATCCTTCAGACCGGCTGCGCGGCGCGGCAAAAAGAGCACGATGCGCACGCCGGTCCCGCCGTCGTCAGGGAGCTCGTCAAAACCACCGAGAGCTGGAACAAGAAAACCTTGCCCGCCTATCCCGGGGGCCAACCCGAGATCACCATCCTGCGTATCGCCATCCCTGCGGGAACCCGCCTGAAGACGCACACCCATCCGGTCATCAATGCCGGAGTGCTGCTCAGCGGTCAGCTCACAGTCGTAGCCGCCAACGGCGAGAAGCTGCATCTCAAGGCCGGAGATCCCATCGTCGAACTGGTCTATACCGAGCATTACGGCGTGAACGAAGGCGACGAACCGGCGGAGATCATCGTCTTTTATGCAGGCACCAGCGGCGCGCCGATCACGCTTTCCGCGCCCGAGTGA
- a CDS encoding HEAT repeat domain-containing protein, producing the protein MNAEESGLSEIPALMAMLAHKDGLIRKKGREGLEALGKPAVAPLCEALLTAKDHHVRWAAAKALGTLREPDSAPALVDALEDRNSDVSWLAAVALENLGQEAWRPLLQALIDRGVESVALREGAHHVFSKQKASGFDDLLDTIREALEFGELTEAGGIAASEMLKRLRDKAASR; encoded by the coding sequence ATGAACGCTGAAGAATCAGGGCTCTCGGAAATACCGGCCCTCATGGCCATGCTGGCTCACAAGGACGGACTGATCCGCAAAAAAGGGCGGGAAGGGCTGGAAGCGCTGGGAAAACCGGCGGTTGCGCCCCTGTGCGAAGCTCTGCTCACCGCCAAGGACCACCATGTGCGCTGGGCCGCTGCCAAGGCCCTCGGGACGTTGCGCGAACCGGACTCCGCACCGGCGCTGGTCGATGCGCTTGAAGACCGAAACTCCGATGTGTCCTGGCTCGCGGCCGTGGCACTGGAAAATCTCGGGCAGGAAGCGTGGCGGCCGCTTTTGCAGGCCCTGATCGACCGTGGAGTCGAGTCCGTGGCCCTGCGCGAGGGAGCGCACCATGTCTTCTCCAAGCAGAAGGCTTCCGGATTCGACGATCTGCTGGACACGATCCGCGAAGCCCTTGAATTTGGCGAACTGACGGAAGCCGGGGGCATCGCCGCGTCGGAAATGCTCAAACGCTTGCGGGACAAGGCCGCCTCCCGATGA
- a CDS encoding LutC/YkgG family protein, which produces MGPTPEVLEKFRKKAEIVSAIVSEVDSMAQAIAYTVDLCAQKEACQLLMSGCEETLSDKGKDLCELKEWGKIIAAPALNDADMAELLKQAAERQISVIKDGMRGHLAGIDIGFTVADYGIGETGSLVIDSSSEELRLATMVSEIHVAVIPKSRIRATAEDMYAELKGFMSQKPNYLAFVTGASRTADIERVLALGVHGPLELHILILEDK; this is translated from the coding sequence ATGGGACCAACCCCAGAGGTTTTGGAAAAGTTTCGGAAAAAAGCGGAAATCGTCTCGGCCATTGTCTCGGAAGTGGACTCCATGGCTCAGGCCATTGCCTATACTGTTGATCTGTGCGCCCAGAAAGAAGCCTGTCAGCTGCTCATGAGCGGCTGTGAGGAAACCCTGTCCGACAAGGGCAAGGATCTGTGCGAACTGAAAGAATGGGGCAAGATCATCGCCGCCCCCGCCCTGAACGATGCCGACATGGCAGAGCTGCTCAAGCAGGCCGCGGAACGCCAGATCTCCGTCATCAAGGACGGAATGCGCGGCCATCTGGCCGGCATCGACATCGGGTTCACGGTCGCGGACTACGGCATCGGCGAGACCGGCAGCCTGGTCATCGATTCCTCCAGCGAGGAATTGCGTCTGGCCACCATGGTCAGCGAAATCCACGTCGCGGTCATCCCCAAATCACGCATCCGCGCCACGGCCGAGGACATGTACGCCGAACTCAAGGGCTTCATGAGCCAGAAACCCAATTATCTGGCCTTTGTCACCGGCGCGAGCCGCACCGCTGACATCGAACGCGTTCTGGCCCTGGGCGTGCACGGGCCCCTGGAACTGCACATCCTGATTCTGGAGGACAAATAA